In Fusarium fujikuroi IMI 58289 draft genome, chromosome FFUJ_chr02, the genomic stretch GAGAGCCTTGGGGATAGCCTTCCAGGGGCCCTGTCCCATAAGAAGGGGCTTGACACCGACAATCGAGGCGCAAACGTACTTGCCGAGGATTTTCTgtccaagcttctcggcAGTAGATCGCTTCATGAGGAGGACAGCGGCAGCACCGTCAGAAATCTGACTGGCGTTACCAGCATGGATAGAGCCGTCCTTGGCAAAAGCAGGGCGGATCTTGCCCAGAGACTCAGCAGTGATGCCATCACGGACACCATCATCCTTGGAGACGGTAATCTCCTTGGTGTTaccctccttgtcctcgaacttgaccttgaggGGAGCAATCTCCTCATCAAAGAGTCCTGCTTTTTGGGCCTTGACGGCCTTCTGGTATGATGAGGCAGCGAAGGCGTCCTGTGCAGCTCGGGTGACGTTGAGATCCTTGGCCATCTGCTCAGAGAGGACACCCATGGGCACCTTACAGTTGGCAGCCTCGGGGTGGTTCTCAAAGGCCTCTGAGAATTCGGAGACAGCGCCAGGGCCATAGTTCAGGGACATGCTCTCAACGCCAGCACCGATACCAATATCGATCATGCCAGTCTTGATCTGGTTGGCGACATCGACGGTAGCCTGGAGACCAGAAGAGCACTGTCTGTTGAGGGTTCGGACGGCGATAGATTCAGGGAAACCGGCGACCAAGCTGGCAGCTCGCATCTCAGTTGCGCCGCCACCGGGGGCGAGAACAGTTCCAACGCAGAGATCCTCGACGAGAGCAGGGTTGATCTTTGAGCGGTCGAGGATGGCCTTGAGAACACCAGCCATGAGATCAGCAGCGGGGGTGTCCTTGAAACCACCGCGGCCTCCCTTGGTGAATGCGCTTCGGCAGGCAGCGGTGACAACGATCTATGTATGATCAGTAAACTGTATCGGCGCATACGGACGGCAATGCTTGGCAACATACATCGTCAGGGTTCTTCTGGAGGATCTTCTCGCGACCGCCAGCGGTCGGGTTGCCAGAGATCTGGCCTCCAATCTGAATGATTCTGTCGGTGACTGGAAAGACAGTTAGTTCGAGTTTGCGATGATCGCAGTGCGACAAGAAGACATACCACCCATTTTTGCTATGATGTAAGGATAGATAAAAGTGTTTGAGGTGAGGGAGAGATCTGAGTAGGTAGTACTGGGGTATAATGCGCAAAACAGAGGACAGAAGTTTGATTGAGGCGGAGAAAAAGTATAAGAGAGGAAGGATTATTATACAGAGAGAAACCTTGCTAGACCTCGGATGTTGTGCAGGAGTAGAAGTAGGCTCGGGCTTGGTCAGCTTTGTCACAGGAGAAGATGGTAAAGAATGGCCGAAGATGGAGACCAGCTAAGAACGGACTTCAAACCGTGAGACCGACCGACCGAGGCATCTCGTCGCCCCAGTCTTGGCGTTGCTAGCGCCTCTTTTTAGTGTCCGATCACATGTTATTTCCCCAGCTTTCAGCGCGGGGGAACTTCTCCAACTGCTTTCACTCTTGCGTCACGCGGTGGCTAGTAAAGTAAGAAATACTCCAAAAAATGACGATTTGATCTGAGTCTGATAAGCACGTGGTCCCCCAATTATCACAAGGAAATAACCGACTCGTTGAAGATTGGCGGACTTGATTCGTGACACCGCCGTTCCCGAACTGGGTATCTATGTAAGAAAACATAATAAGAATTTTAATACAAGACCAACGCCATTCTTCACCAAGGAAAGtaaacaaacaacaaacaaagaTGATCAACAGGAAATCCCCTAGTCGCGGATTGTTATTTCATACAAGTgtcaaaagaagaggaaaggcCACCGCAGTCCGAAACAGCCGGACTCCAGGCGGCGCTCGGGTCCTCTTCTTGATATGACTGAGATGCTATCGACAGAGCATCCCAATCCCAAGGTGAACTTGAGTCTTCACAAGAACCTGAGTCGCCCACGGAATTTGGTACCGAAAGTGAAGTATCGAACGATGTATCTATCCTGATAGAAGGTATCGACGGTACCGTAAGGGCCCGATTGCGGCCAGTGGTATATTGTTGTGATACTGGAGGTGTAAGCACATACGGTCCGAGGATATCCTGAGGTTGCTGCATATAAGGAGGGCTGATGCCAGTCCATGATAGATATTGGCTTGGAGGTGCAGATCGAGACAACTGTTCTATCTTTGGGTTAGCTACATTCTGACATGAGCTAATCAGTACGACATTCTACCTACCAGTTTCATCAACTAGATGCAGAGCCTTGAGTGCATCGatgccaagctcaacactGACCCGTTGGTCTGGAAGCTTGCCAAGCCGAATTGACAGTTGCTTTTGAACACTGCCAATTGTTTCCACGTCAATTACATCCAGTTCGCACCAGTGTCGGGCGTCTTTCCAGCGAGGCTTGGGCACTGGATGTATCTTGACGCCCCAGTTGCGAGCAAAGTCGTTATCGACGACACTCGAATCTCGAGTGAGATAGCACTTGGCAATACACGGTACTTCGGTGGTCTGGGTTTTGAGAGTAACTCGGATCATCTGTTCATGTTTGACTCGTGCTGACTGAGTTCTTAGGGGCTGTGCTGGCATCTGCCAGTTGGGGCCTGATAGCGGAGAAATAGGAGACTGGCCTTGGCTTGGAGGCTCCTCGTCTGTGAAAACGGCGGACTCGTCCACGGATAATCGAGGGAATGGCGAAGAGTCCTGGGAGCCAAGAGGTGGAAATGTTATGCAAGTTTCGGGTTGATTCGTCTGGGTTTGAAAGCCCAGAGGATCAAAGTACCTGTCACTTCTGGCCCGCCGTCGGAATGACTCAACAGTGTGAGAAGTAGTCGACGAACTACTTCGACGCCTTGATCGATCCTTGGAGATGGGACTGAGTGTAGAGGGCGACCGCGAGCGAGGGGAAGCTTGTCTGATGGCTTCTTCCACGCTGAGTTTCAGGCGACCAGGCCTACCAGCCAGAGCTGGGTTTCTTTGTCTGCTCGGCGGAGTCATTGGCAAATGTTAGATGGTAGACGAAATGGATGTAAGGCAGAGAATAGTGCCTGGAAAAGAGTAAATATCGTTTAAAAAAACAGGGACCTCGATTCTTAAACAGGAACTAGACACAATGAAGAATGGAGCTGCGGGGGTATGAAATTCAAGCTGATATATGCAACAAGTATATGAGGCTTGATGTCTGAGTGAAATCACCTCTGCTAGGTTTTCCTCGACATCGTGGACAGGCAGCGCAGCAAAAGTGCAGATGTCTGTGGCCAGCCATTGGATTAGACCCTGTAGCAGCACGCTTCTTTATTCCGAGGCATACTGGTCCAATTGTCTGCCTCGATCCTCTTTTCCATCAAACACCCAAAGAATAAGCGTTTTGAGTGGTCTCTGGTGCTTGTCGCTGTGCACAGCCTCGCTTTACCGACATATCGAAGGCGGGCTGTGCTGCTAACGGTGAAATAAAGAGCCGCCTCTGTGCGTTGTGCGACCGAGACTGGCCATGCATGGTTGAAAGCGAGGAACTGCATCTTATCACCTCTGATGAGGCGCGGATGCGAGTTTGAATCACAGTTACATTCCACTTCTGTAACTGTCATCGCCTTGTCACAATCGTGGGCCTTTTCAACCTCAATATGAAAGGCAACCGGATATGGTGTTGTCAGTGCTGCGCCTCAAAGGAGCATAAGTCACCGGGCGTCGGGCTCTGACAGAAACAATATTCAAAATGACCAGTTTCATAGTAAATGATTACGAAGTGGCATGCCTCATGGAATAACACATTCGCCTTGTCATCGTAATGTATTACGACTCCGAAAGCTGAATGCCGCCCATTTCCGAGTTACCTCAATGCGGCCAGGACATAAAAATGACCATCTATGCACTCAACAGGTATCAATGAACACTCAGATTCAATATTCACCGGAAGTTATTACAGTCAGTATATTGTTGCCATGAATATACCCGCTATTTCTGACTTGCGCCATAGGCCTCCTGAAAGCTGGTTTCACAGAATTACTGTTAATCGCATTACAAGTCTTCCAGGTATAAACTTGACTCAAGTCAGGAACACAATTAGATTGGTCGATTTGATGGCCCCCAAAATTGCTATCAAAGCCTTGTTCGTGCGCTGTCCGGTAGATAGGACGGATGTCGAAGAAAACAATGGACAGAGTTGCTATAATGCATTGGTCAAGGTATGAATGCTTCTTCAAATACCCGTCACACGACTTTGAACTAATGTCTTTTAAGGTGCTCATGCCTGGCCAGCTCTATGCCGGAAAAggaaataattatagtaCAGTCCGTTATGCGGAAGCATCCACGAGAGGGAAATCTCATAAGAGACAGCTGAAGGATCCCCAGCGGAAGTCCGTCTATCAAGGTCAAGTGTCTCGAGTCTCCGCAGCATCATTTACTATATCCTGTGCTGAAGAGGGATTGAAAAATTCGACATATACATCCCCAGGACACAATGGAACCCAAGAAAAAGGATCTTTagtcaaggatgagatgaCCGACACTCGCACAGAAAGGAATACATACGTTCAAAGAAGACTTGATGGAAAGACTGAAACTTCGCTAGTagatggcttggaggaaAGAATACGTTCTCTGGATGTTACCTTTGAGGACCAACCCGTGGAAGCCGATATCGAAGAAGCATATATACAGGGAGAAGCCTTGACACCACCCGAAATCAAGTTCTCCGAAGACGGTGACATGGACGATGATTACTGGACTTGGGACCAGAGATCTCAAAGATTCCGACACTGGGATGCGGAACGTGGAGAATGGTTATACTTTCCTGAGAGATTTGATTGAAACGATTTGATAAATCTTAAGCGGGTTGGGATGTGCAACAGCCAACTTTCAGCTGAAGGAGAACTCTAAGACCAGTCACTGTAGAATCCGTTCGTTGTTTAATGTTTTCATGTTTCAATTTCAGCTAAGTACCACACTTCACACTCTGCGCCATATGCTCCTCATTCATACCAATGCCGCTCGTAATCTCATCATTCGTCTCTCCAGATACCTTATACTTCGAATCAAGCCTTGCTTTCGGGCTTATCCTTGACAGTCTTATCGTCGGGTGAAAAGCTTAGGCTGACGCTGTTCACGCAGTGACGCTCATCAGTGGGCGTGTCAAAGCCCTCGCCCTTGAACACATGTCCTAGGTGACCGCCGCAGTTGGCACATACAATCTCCGTTCGTGCCATACCGAAAGCGCGATCTTCGTGACGGACAACGGCACCAGGGATGCTGTCAAAGTAGGCTGGCCAGCCGCAACCGGAGCTGAACTTGTGGCTCGCCTTATAAAGCGGAGCGTCACAACCAGCGCAGGTATAGACACCCTGCTCAGGATAGTGCTTGTCAAACTTTCCAGAGCCAGGAGGTTCGGTACCCTTCTCACGCAGGATACGGAATTGCTCTGCGAATGTTAGTTACTGCGCAGAAGAGATGCTAGCAGTGCAAGAACATACCCTTGTTGAGGACAGCCCGCCACTCGTCGTTTGAACGTTGATCAGGGTACGACATATTGGAAGAGTTCTTGGATGAAGTGCCAAATAAAGCGCCCAGCAGAGGAATACCAGACATAGATCGCAGGGGAATAGGTCGAAAGGCCAGGTGTGAAGGCAGAGGAGGTCTCACGCGGGTGATGTTTGAGAAAGTGTAGAAGAGTGTTGACAGTAATGGAGAGAAGCGCATTGAGAAGGGAGTTGTATATGATTATTTATATTTGATTGAAGATGAGTTATCATACATGACCTTGAAGAGAGACGTTATAAGTCCCGGATCTTAGTGGCAACCAGTTGACAAATCATGGATTGCGAACTGTGGAATCATTTGCATCATCGAATTATTGCTGCTAAGCCTACCACAGCCACATCTTGATTATTCCGCTTTACGCTCTTTGTGGCCCAACGGCTCGAGTATTGCGCCTGAATACGCTGGTGCAATTCCAAATCCGGTAATTTGATGATTCAACTTTAAGAGAAGATTACtctaaaagcttaaaaaagtcttattttCTTCGACTACGATAAGACTTCGGTTTCAGCCCCCATGTTTCGCATCTTACCAAAATGGTTGAAGTCCCCAAGGTTGGTAACTGCATTTCAAAATGTGAGACAGATAAATTCACCTGCGAAGATAAGCTGTGAGTCTGAGTTTCTTTGAGACAATAGGCAGGCtaagataattaattaaaatgCAAATTTGGTCGACTCGACTCTACTAATATTCACAAAAGAAATGGATACTAGTTATTGATACAAGCCCGATGAAAGGAAGCCTACCTCAAGCTTCGATCATCCAGTGGCTGGTGCAGTCTTGTAACCCCCCGCCAATTCCAGGGGTCAGGTACCTACCGCGCAGTGTCCAGACCCGCCCCGCCCATGCATTAATTCCGCTGGGCAGCTAAAGGGAACATCACCGACCACCTTGGCACCTCCCTATCAACATTCATCCAATTCTAGGCACACCCTTTTCGAACAGGTTGCCACTTTGCAACAACGCTCGTTCAGAGTGACGCTTCG encodes the following:
- a CDS encoding probable Acetyl-CoA acyltransferase; the protein is MGVTDRIIQIGGQISGNPTAGGREKILQKNPDDIVVTAACRSAFTKGGRGGFKDTPAADLMAGVLKAILDRSKINPALVEDLCVGTVLAPGGGATEMRAASLVAGFPESIAVRTLNRQCSSGLQATVDVANQIKTGMIDIGIGAGVESMSLNYGPGAVSEFSEAFENHPEAANCKVPMGVLSEQMAKDLNVTRAAQDAFAASSYQKAVKAQKAGLFDEEIAPLKVKFEDKEGNTKEITVSKDDGVRDGITAESLGKIRPAFAKDGSIHAGNASQISDGAAAVLLMKRSTAEKLGQKILGKYVCASIVGVKPLLMGQGPWKAIPKALDLAGISKDDVDIWEINEAFASQCLWCANELGIPQEKINPKGGAIAFGHPLGCTGARQVSTLLYELKRTGQKVGATSMCVGTGMGMAAIWVAE
- a CDS encoding related to M.capricolum transcription repressor; this encodes MRFSPLLSTLFYTFSNITRVRPPLPSHLAFRPIPLRSMSGIPLLGALFGTSSKNSSNMSYPDQRSNDEWRAVLNKEQFRILREKGTEPPGSGKFDKHYPEQGVYTCAGCDAPLYKASHKFSSGCGWPAYFDSIPGAVVRHEDRAFGMARTEIVCANCGGHLGHVFKGEGFDTPTDERHCVNSVSLSFSPDDKTVKDKPESKA